Genomic window (Oncorhynchus masou masou isolate Uvic2021 chromosome 9, UVic_Omas_1.1, whole genome shotgun sequence):
atccgagtaggggcagtgtgggaagtgttggatgagagcgagagggaaaaggatacaaggtagtggtcggagacttggagggagttgcaatgaggttagtggaagaacagcatctagtaaagatgaggtcgagcgtattgcctgccttgtgagtaggggggaaggtgagagggtgaggtcaaaagaggagaggagtggaaagaaggaggcagagaggaatgagtcaaaggtagacgtggggaggttaaagtcgcccaggactgtgagaggtgagccgtcctcaggaaaggagcttatcaaggcatcaagctcattgatgaactctccgagggaacctggagggcgataaatgataaggatgttaagcttgaaagggctggtaactgtgacagcatggaattcaaaggaggcgatagacagatgggtaaggggagaaagagagaatgaccacttgggagagatgaggatcccggtgccaccaccccgctgaccagaagctctcggggtgtgcgagaacacgtgggcggacgaagagagagcagtgggagtagcagtgttatctgtggtgatccatgtttccgtcagtgccaagaagtcgagggactggagggaggcataggctgagatgaactctgccttgttggtcgcagatcggcagttccagaggctaccggagacctggaactccacgtgggtcgtgcgcgctgggaccaccagattagggtggccgcggccacgcggtgtggagcgtttgtatggtctgtgcagagaggagagaacagggatagatagacacatagttgacaggctacagaagaggctacgctaatgcaaaggagattggaatgacaagtggactacacgtctcgaatgttcagaaagttaagcttacgtagcaagaatcttattgactaaaatgattgaaatgatacagtactgctggagtaggctagctggcagtggctgcgttgttgacactacactaatcaagtcgttccgtcgagtgtaatagtttctacagtgctgctattcgggggccagtgttgattacgttacgttacgttaaaagaacgacaatagctggctagctaacctagaaaatcgctctagactacacaattgtcttagatacaaagacggctatgtagctagctagctacgatcaagcaaatcaaaccgttgtactgtaatgaagtgaaatgaaaatgtgatactacctgtggagcgcggaatgttgaccggatTGTTGAAGTTAATTTGtttagacgttggctagctgttggctagctagctaacagtatctcttacgttaaggacaacaaatagctggctagctaacctcggtaaattaagataatcactctaagtctacacactctaaactacacaattatcttggatacgaagacagcaaagacaactatgtagctagctaacactacactaatcgagtcgttcagttgagtgtaatagttactacagtgctagtagacggtagacgtagctagctgctgggcagatagcagtgtagactacgttaggacgacgaaatacgataattacgcaattatctttgatacaaagacggctatgtagctagctaagaagaaattgctaagattagacaaatcaaaccgttgtactataatgaaatgtaatggaaatgtaatgaaaagttatactacctgcggaccgaagtgtagatgcgaccgctcgctccaacccgcacctacccgccaaatcagccgggctagacaatctggaccctttctttctaaaattatctgccgaaattgttgccacccctattactagcctgttcaacctctctttcgtgtcgtctgagattcccaaagattggaaagcagctgcggtcatccccctcttcaaagggggggacactcttgacccaaactgctacagacctatatctatcctaccatgcctttctaaggtcttcgaaagccaagtcaacaaaccaattaccgaccatttcgaatctcaccataccttctctgctatgcaatctggtttcagatctggtcatgggtgcacctcagccacactcaaggtcctaaacgatatcttaaccgccatcgataagaaacattactgtgcagccgtgttcattgatctggccaaggctttcgaatttgtcaatcaccacatcctcatcggcagactcgacagccttggtttctcaaatgattgcctcgcctggttcaccaactacttctctgatagagttcagtgtgtcaaatcggagggtctgctgtccggacctctggcagtctctatgtgggtgccacagggttcaattcttggaccgactctcttctctgtatacatcaatgaggtcgctcttgctgctggtgagtctctgatccacctctacgcagacgacaccattctgtattcttctggcccttctttggacactgtgttaacaaccctccaggcaagcttcaatgccatacaactctccttccgtggcctccaattgctcttaaatacaagtaaaactaaatgcatgctcttcaaccgatcgctacccgcacctacccgcctgtccaacatcactactctggacggctctgatttagaatacgtggacaactacaaatacttaggtgtctggttagactgtaaactctccttccagacccatatcaaatatctccaatccaaagttaaatctagaattggcttcctatttcgcaacaaatcatccttcactcatgctgccaaacatacccttgtaaaactgaccatcctaccaatcctcgactttggcgatgtcatttacaaaatagcctccaataccctactcaacatattggatgcagtctatcacagtgcaatccgttttgtcaccaaagccccatatactacccccattgcgacctgtacgctctcgttggctggccctcgcttcatactcgccaccaaacccactggctccatgtcatctacaagaccctgctaggtaaagtccccccttatctcagctcgctggtcaccatagcatctcccacctgtagcacacgctccagcaggtatatatctctagtcacccccaaaaccaattctttctttggccgcctctcctttcagttctctgctgccaatgactggaaagaactacaaaaagcactgaaactggaaacacttatctccctcactagctttaagcaccaactgtcagagcagctcacagattactgcacctgtacatagcccacctatattttagcccaaacaactacctctttccctactgtatttaattaatttatttattttgctcctttgcaccccattatttttatttctactttgcacattcttccattgcaaatctaccattccaatgTTTTACTTATTGTATATATTGCTATATTGTATATTgttattgctatattgtatttactttgccaccatggcctttttttgcctttacctcccttatctcacctcatttgctcacatcgtatatagacttgtttatactgtattattgactgtatgtttgttttgctccatgtgtaactctgtgtcgttgtatgtgtcgaactgctttgctttatcttggccaggtcgcaattgtaaatgagaacttgttctcaacttgcctacctggttaaataaaggtgaaataaataaaaaataaataaatgtgtcctccgaaacacaaccaagccgcactgcttctttacacaatgccacttaacccggaagccagctgcaccaatgtgttggaggaatcactgtacacctggcgaccatgtcagcgcgcactgcgcccggcccgccacaggagtcgctagtgcgcgatgggacaaggacatccctgctggccaaaccctcccctaacccggacgacactgggccaattgtatcCACAGTACTTTACACGTCATGTATTCCCCCAAAATAAACTgtgggtctcccggttgcggccggctgcaacagagcctggactcgaacccagaatctctagcgccatagaccactgcgccacttgggaggcccatGAGTCAGTTTTAAAGCTTAAACTACAGTTTATTTTGGGGGAATACATGATGTGTGCAGTACTGTGGTTACCAATATCCCTGTGAGTCTCCCAGGCCCATGTTGCCCAGGGTTATTGCCGTGTTCACATGCTAGTCGGAACGAGTCAACTCTGACATTTCAAACATGCTAACTGGTTGTAGTGGTGCCGCgttcaaccagttagcaagttgGACATTTGAGTTTCCTAGTTTCGACTAGCACATGAATGCTGCAAAAACATAAATTGTAGATGACATTTTGTATTACGCTGAATTTATTCCACGGAGACAATTTGTTTAACCTGCTTAGTAatattcatatatattttttaacgtATCTGCCCTGCAGGTCCCCACTTTAGCTGCATTTCTGTGgttgaaaaagtacccaattgtcatacttgagtaaaaggtAAAGATATTTTCTATTAAGGTGACTTAAGTAAAAGTCcctccagtaaaatactacttaagtctaaaagtatttggttttaaatgtacttaagtatacAAATGtcttattaagcaaaccagactgcaaccattttcttttttaatttatggataaccaggggcacactccaacagcatttacaaacaaagcatgtgtgtttagtgagtctgccagatcataggcagtagggatgaccagggatgttctcttgataagtgtgaatttcacaattttcctgtcctgctaagcattcaaaatgtaagtacttttgggtgtcagggaaaatgtatggagtaaaaagtacataattttatttaggaatgtagtgaggtAAAGGTGAAATttgtcaaaaatatgaatagtaaagtatagataccccctcaaaactacttaagtagtactttgaagtatttttacaccactgctgcaTTTAGacaagcagcccaattctgatcttgtcttcactaattggtcttttgaccaaccagatcagctctgaaaaagagctgatgtgatcgttcaaaagaccaattagtgcataaaagatcagaattggtctGTGTGTCTAAACACAGCACTTGAGAACCCCTGGTCAACACTACATGGCAGTGTTTCTGATTGTTGCTATTCTATAGACTAAATGGCCAACAAAAGGCTTTAGAAGTGAGGTGTGAGCATTTATTCCCAAAAGTCATTTGACTGAATGTTGATGCTCAAGCATTTATTCAGCCTGGGCGAAGGTGATACAGAATATTAACATAACTAGCTACACAAAGTATCAAACACTAAAATAAATACACAGGACATTTATTTATTCTGTACTCACTAGCCATCTAGCTGCCACAGCACTGAAAATAGCAGAGTTACATAATTATCCACAGGATTGATATTATCCTAAACTTTTTTCCCCTGGAGGTAGTCATGTTTCTGCAAGTGCTGGTTTTTAATATATACAAAAAACAACTACTCCCCGGTATCAAGTCTAAAATCTAATCTCACCACCAGGTCAAGTAAAATAAGAATTCAGTTCTCTTGTACCACAAACCCATCCAGTCACTTTTCCTTCATTGTTCTGAACTGTGACTCTACTGGCTGATACCTCTGTGATAGGCAGCCTACATCAGCCTATGGGGTTGCTCCCTGAAGCTGACATCACAGAGCAGTGAGAGGTGGTCGGAGGGGTAGTGGTTTGAGGGACAGGCAGTCAGGTCCTAGCTCTTCCTCAGTGGGTATGTCCAGCAGGGTGTCCACAGTGAAAGCACCGTGAGACTACCAGATGTAATCCAGGGTACTGCAGCTCTCCCCTGAGGGACGGATCTTCCAGGTAATGAAGACCGGCTCCATCTGCCCATCTGCACACAGCAGCTTATAGGCTGAGTCCAGACCCAGGGTGGAGGAGATAAAAAGCCTGTACATGTCCTCCGAGGGCTTCAACGTTAAAGACACTATCAgaggatttgttcttaaccgacttgcctagttaaataaaggtaatataaaaataaaaatacagcgTTTGCACGACGGCCACCTAATTGGTAGGCAGCATCATGGATGAGAGGTGGGAGGTGTGGAGAAAGCTGAAGCATGAGCGGCGGTAGAAGAGAGCACAGATGTCAGGGCCGTTGTTGCTGGCCACATCCAGGCAGGGGGACCAGGGCTTGGGCAGGAAGGTGCTGTGGTAGCCCAGGTTGGCCAGGATGGGCTGGAAAGTGTCGTAGTAGTGGTCCACTTCCTGAAGACACAGGATGTCAGGGTGGTAACTGAGGATCTGCTCCAGGTACTTCCTCCCAGCCCAGATCAGAGCTTCCAGAGGACAACGTGCAAAGCCATCTTCGCCtagagctgagaggagagagagccgtTAGCA
Coding sequences:
- the LOC135545886 gene encoding nocturnin-like, with translation MEMMALGEDGFARCPLEALIWAGRKYLEQILSYHPDILCLQEVDHYYDTFQPILANLGYHSTFLPKPWSPCLDVASNNGPDICALFYRRSCFSFLHTSHLSSMMLPTN